In the genome of Streptomyces sp. SAI-127, the window GCCCGCCGAGCGGCCGTGGCCGGGGCCAACGGCTCGGGATAGCGGGCGACTTCGGCCTTTGTCACGGCACCCGCGAGCCGCCCCACCTCGTCGGCGTCCCCGGGCTCGTCCGGCCGTACGCCGGTCTGCGCGGCCTTCAGGACGGCGACCGTCCGTCCGGCGGCGAGCGCCGCGGCGGCGACAGCGGCGGTGGCGACGGTCTTGCCGACCTCCGTGCCCGTCCCCGTGATCACCAGTACCGGCATGTCATCCCTCCCGAGCGGCGGCGCACACCGCACGCGCGATCCGTGCCACGTCCTCGTCTCCCGTGACGTACGGCGGCATCGTGTAGACGAGGTCGCGGAACGGCCGCAGCCACACGCCCTCGCGTACGGCGGCCTCCGTCGCCGCCTTCATGTCGACCTCGTGGTCCAGCTGGACGACCCCGATGGCGCCCAGGACCCGTACGTCCCGCACGCCCGGCAGCTCACGAGCCGGCTCCAGCCCTTCCCGCAGCCCCGCCTCGATCCGCTTGACCTCCGCGAGCCAGTCCTGCCCGAGCAGCAGCCCGATCGAGGCGCAGGCCACCGACGCCGCGAGCGGGTTGCCCATGAAGGTGGGGCCGTGGGCCAGTACCGGCACCTCGCCCCGCGAGATGCCATCGGCCACGCGAGGCGTGCACAGGGTCGCCGCCATCGTCATATAGCCGCCGGTCAGCGCCTTGCCGACACACATCACGTCCGGCGTGACCGCGGCGTGCTCCGCGGCGAACAGGGCGCCCGTGCGCCCGAATCCGGTCGCGATCTCGTCGAACACCAGGAGCACGTCGTGCGCGTCGCACGCCTCGCGCAGCACCCGCAGATACGCGGGGGAGTGGAACCGCATCCCGCCCGCACCCTGCACCACCGGCTCCACGACGACCGCGGCCAGCTCGTCGGCGTGCCGCCCGATCGCCGCGCGCAGCTCGTCGGCGTACGACTCCTCGTACTCGGCGGGAGGGGCGTCCACGAACACCTGGCGGGGCAGGACCCCGGACCACAGCTCGTGCATCCCGCCCTCGGGGTCGCACACCGACATGGGCTGCCAGGTGTCACCGTGGTAGCCGCCGCGCCAGGTCAGCAGGCGCTGCTTGCGCGTGCGGCCCAGTGAGCGCCAGTACTGCAGACACATCTTCACCGCGACCTCGACCGACACCGACCCCGAGTCGGCGAGGAAGACATGCTCGAGGCCGTCGGGAGACATGTCGACAAGGAGCTTCGCGAGCCGGACGGCGGGCTCGTGGGTGAGCCCGCCGAACATCACATGGCTCATCCGCCCGAGCTGCTCCCGCGCCGCCTCGTTCAGCACCGGGTGGTTGTAGCCGTGGACGGCCGACCACCAGGAGGACATTCCGTCGACCAGCTCCGGGCCCTCGGCGAGCTTCAGCCGCACCCCGCTCGCCGACTCCACGACGAGCGGGTCGACCCGGCCGGGCATCGGACCGTACGGATGCCACACGTGCCGCCGGTCGAGCGCCAGCAGCTCCGTCACCGGCAGGCCGGGCAGATCAGGCATTGGGCGCGAGATCCGTTCCGGCGCCCCGGCGGCGTACGGCGACCAGATCGGTCCGCGCCTCGTTGGCGGCGGTGGCCGGGACCGCCGTACCGCAGACGCCTCCGCTCTCGTGGCTCTCGTGCGATCCGCACCCCGCGCCCTCGTGAGAGCCGCAGCCCGCGGCCTCATGGGACCCGCAGCCGCCCGCCGCCCGGTGCTCCGGCAGCGTCACCTCGCCCGCGCCCTCCACCTCGAACCCGGCGTCCGCGATCATCTCCAGGTCGGCCTGGCCGGCCTGGCCCTCGGTGGTGAGGTAGTCGCCGAGGAAGATCGAGTTGGCGAGGTTGAGGGCGAGGGGCTGCATGGTGCGCAGATGGACCTCGCGGCCGCCCGCGATGCGTACCTCGACGTCCGGGCAGACGAAGCGCACCATCGCGAGGATGCGCAGGCAGCGCTGCGGGGTGAGGTTCCACTCCTTGGCCAGCGGGGTGCCCTCGACGGGGATCAGGAAGTTGACCGGAACGGAGTCGGGGTCCAGCTCGCGCAGCGAGTAGACGACGTCGACCAGGTCCTCGTCGCTCTCGCCCATGCCGGCGATCAGGCCAGAGCAGGCGGACAGACCGGCCGCGTGCGCCTTGGTCACGGTGTCGACCCGGTCGGCGTAGGTGTGCGTGGTCGTGATGTCGCCGTAGGTCGACTCGGACGTGTTGAGGTTGTGGTTGTAGGCGTCCGCGCCGGCCTCGCGCAGCCGCTCGGCCTGGCCGTCGGAGAGCAGACCGAGACAGGCGCACACCTCGACGCCCTCGTTCTGGTCCTTGATGGCCTTGATGGTGCCCGCGACCCGGTCCACGTCGCGGTCGGTCGGACCGCGCCCGGAGGCCACCAGACAGACCCGCTTGGCGCCGCCCGCGAGGCCGGCCGCCGCGGCCTTGGAGGCCTCGTCCGGCTTGAGCCAGGTGTACTTCAGGATGCCGGTCGAGGAGCCGAGCCGCTGGGAGCAGTACGAGCAGTCCTCGGGGCACAGGCCGGACTTCAGGTTGACGAGATAGTTGAGTTTCACCCGGCGTCCGAACCAGTGCCGGCGCACCTTCCCGGCCGCGGCCACCACATCGAGCAGCTCGTCGTCGGACGTGGCCAGTACGGCCAGCGCCTCCTCGCGGGTCGGCAGCTCGCGCCGAAGCCCCTTGTCCACCAGCGTGTTCAACAGGTCCATGGGAGCCGATCCTGTCCTACGGACCCGCCTCGGGCCAAGGTAGGGATCGCACAACACACCCGTTGTGACGTGTGGGTATTGCCACACCGTGGGTAGCGTTTGCTGCCGCTAGGGTCTGTCCGTTGTCTACAAAAGCACCGGAGGACCCATGGCGTTCGGCTGGATCGACGAGCAGGCGGCGGCGCGCCGGCGGGCCGGACTCGTACGGACCCTGCGGCCGCGTCCGGCCGACTCGCCGCTGCTCGACCTCGCGAGCAACGACTACCTGGGCCTGGCCCGCCATCCCGAGGTCGTGGAAGGCGCCGCGGCGGCCGCGCGGACCTGGGGCGGCGGTGCGACCGGGTCCCGGCTCGTCACCGGCACCACCGAGCTGCACGGCGAACTCGAACGCGAGCTGGCCGACTTCTGCGGCTTCGAGGCGGCGCTCGTCTTCTCCTCCGGATACGCGGCGAACCTGGCCGCCGTCACCGCGCTCGCGCCGCACGGCTCGCTGATCGTCTCCGACGCGGGCAACCACGCCTCACTCATCGACGGCTGCCGGCTGGCCCGCGGTACGACCCAGGTCGTCGCGCACGCCGACCCGGACGCGGTGCGCAAGGCGCTCGGTACGCACGACGGGCCCGCCGTCGCCGTGTCCGACACGGTCTTCTCGGTCGACGGCGACGCGGCGCCCCTGGCCGGACTCGCCGGGGCGTGCCGGGAGCACGGAGCGGGCCTGGTCGTCGACGACGCCCATGGCCTGGGTGTGCTCGGCGCCGGCGGCCGCGGGGCCCCGCACGCCGCGGGACTCGCGGGCGCCGACGACGTGGTCGTCACGGTCACGCTGTCCAAGTCGCTCGGCAGCCAGGGCGGTGCTGTCCTGGGCCCCGCACGGGTCGTCGAGCACCTGGTCAACGCGGCGCGGACGTTCATCTTCGACACCGGTCTGGCCCCCGCGTCGGCGGGAGCCGCCCTCGCGGCCCTGCGGCTGCTCGGCCGTGAGCCCGAGCGGGCCGCACGCGCGCGCGAAGTGGCGACCGGACTGCACGCACGCCTGACCGCCGCGGGTCTGGAAGCGGTACGTCCGGACGCCGCGGTGGTCTCGGTGCGCGCGCCCTCCCCGGAGGAGGCCGTTCAGTGGGCGGCCGACTGCCGTGCCGCCGGGCTCTTCGTGGGCTGTTTCCGGCCCCCTTCCGTGCCCGACGGCATCTCACGGCTCAGGCTGACCGCCCGCGCGGACCTCTCCGAGGAGCAGATCGAACGCGCTGTGCGTGTGATCGGCGAAACACGACCATGAGTCGGCGTGACACGGCCGTGCTCCTGATGGACTGACGGTCAGAACGCGGCTGTGAAGCCCGCCCAGCTCTCGGGGGAGAAGAGCAGCGCGGGTCCGTCCGGATTCTTGGAGTCGCGCACGGCGAGCAGCCCGGCACATGGCCCGGCCCACGGCCTCGCCGTCTCGACGCAGTTGTTCGCTCCGGTGCTGTAACTGCTGCGCAGCCAGCGCACCTCGGGCAGTTCGGTACTGGAGATGACGTTCCGAGGCAGTGCAGACATGGTGCCTCCTTACGCGCCGGCACCCATCCCGGCGAGGTAATCCAACGAGTCCTCGGGCGAAAGGGCGCGGACCTGAAGGGTGTTGAAGGCCTCGGTGTAGGCCTGGAGGTCTTCTTTCCGCTCGAGATAGAGGCTACTCGTCAAGTGGTCGAGAACAACCACATCCAGATCAGAAGTGCGCGCAAATGAGAAGATTACGAAAGGCCCGGTGATCCCCACATGCGCCCCGGCCGTGAACGGCAGCACCTGCAGCCGCACTTGAGGCAGCCGCGCCGCCTCCACGAGCCTCATCAGTTGACGGGCCATCACCTCGGGACCGCCGACCTCCCGCCGCAGCACCGCCTCGTCGAGCACGGCGCTCAACTCCAGTGGCGGCTGCGCACGGAGGATGTCCTGCCGGGCCAGCCGGACCTCGACCAGCGCGTCGAGACGTTCGTCGTCGAGGCCGTCCACCGCGGCCCGGGTCACCGCTCGGGCGTACTCGGGCGTCTGCAGCAGCCCGGGCACGACCGAGGTCTCCAGTGTGCGCATCGCGCTCGCCTGGGACTCCAGACTGATGAAGTCCCGGTACGTCGGCGGCAGGACACCACGGTACGCGTGCCACCAGTGATGCCGGCCACCGCTCTCGTCGGAGCCCGCCAATACCAGCAGCAGCTCCCGCAGATTCGCGTCCCCCACGCGGTAGGCGTCGAGGAGTAACCGCACATCGGCCGGTTTCACCCCGCTGGCACCGGTCTCGATGCGGCTCACCTTCGACTGGTGCCAGCCCACGAGCCGGGCCGCCTCACCGCTGGTGAGCCCCGCACTCGTGCGCAGCGCGCGCAGTTCGGCGCCCAGTTTCCGGCGGCGCACCGCGGGACCGTGCTGCATGGGCTACTCCTTACTCCTTACGAGCCGCCCAAATACGGTCTCGCGTCGCAGAGTTCACCGCTTTGAGCGACAGATATATGCACATCTTGGTGGATCGGCACTCGTCACAGCCTCCGTAATGGCACTCTGACGAAGAACCACCAGTCCGGGACCGTACTCGAACCCTCCGCACCGTGTCGGGCTTCGGTCCCGTGGGAAAGGGACGACGTCGCCATGGCAGACCACCTGGAAGCATCCGTCACCCTGCCGAGCGAACCCGCTTCGGTCTCCGCGGCCCGCACCTATGTCCTGAGCACACTGGCGGAGTGGGGGCTGCCGTCCACCACGGACGCCGCCGAGACCGTCCGGCTCATCGTCTCCGAACTCACCACCAACGCCGTACAGCACACCTTCGGGCAGTCACCCACCTTCACGGTGGACATCGAGCTGGACCGTGACGAACACCTGCGCATCGGGGTGACCGACAGCCACCCCCGCTTCCCCAAGCGCCTCCCGGCCGCGGTCCAGCAGGACAACGGACGGGGGATGGTGATCATCCGCTGGCTCGCCGCCGAGTGCGGCGGCAAGCTGAGAGTCAGGCCCACCAGGGAAGGCGGCAAGACCGTCTCCATCGAACTCCCGTGGACGGTACCGGTGCAGCCGGTCACGGCGGCGGGGCAGCAGGAGCCGTAGCAGAGCTCACACCGGCCGCGCGCGGCCGACCCCCCCGCAGCAGCGCCCGGAAGGCGTCCGACGCAGGTGCCGCCTCACCGGTCCGGTGGACGACCGAGATCGTACGGCGACGCGCCGGCCGCCAGCAGTCGCGTTCCCACCGGAGTGGCCGCCGTCAGAGCCACCATCTCCGGCACCACCCCGACCCCGAGCCCCGCGCTGGCCAGCGCGCACACCAGGGCGTATCCCGGGGTCGCCACCAGCACCGACGGCGTGGCCTCGGACCGGGCCAGCACCGCCTCCACCTCCCGCCGGGCCGGATGATCCGGCGCCATGCTGATCAGCGGCTCACCGGCGAGTTCCGCCAGCGGCAGCCGCGTCGAGCCGCCCGCGAGGGCATGCCCGGAGGCCGTGACGAGGACCAGCTCCTCGGTCATCAGAGGCTCCGCGCTCAGGGTGGCCGGCAGGGAGGGGGGCTCGCCCGGTTCGTAGGCGTGCGTCAGCGCCAGGTCGATCTCGCCGGCCGCCACCGCGGTGATCCCGGCCGTGGGTTCGTGGAAGGCGACCGACAGCTCCACGTCCGGGTACGCCCGGCGGAACGTGCTCAGCACCGGCGGCAGCAGCTGAATGCCCGCCGTCTGGAAGGTGCCCAGCCTCAGCGTGCCACCGGACAGGCCGGTCAGCCGGGCGAGTTCATGCCGGGCCCGGTCCAGCTCGTCCAGCACCCGGCGGGCCCGCGCCACCAGCAACTCACCCGCACCGGTGAGCCGCGCGCCGCGGTGGCGACGTACGAGAAGCTTGGTCGGCCGTCGGGAGAGGGTGGGCGCATTCTGTAGCCGAGGCGCTCGGCGGCCCGGGTGATCGAGCCCGTTTCTCCGCGACGGCATCCAGGGCGGCGAGCCGGACCGAGGCCTGCCCAAAGGGGTGCTTGAGGGAGACCCAGGTGATTCGACATACCTGCTGACGGCTCTCTCGCGGCAGGCCGGCCCGCATAAAGGGACGGATCGTAGCCCTCGCCGGGGTTGCCGCGGTGCTCACGGCCGTGCCCGCGCTGTTCCGGGCGCTGCCCAGGACGCTGCTGCTCGCGCTGATCGTGGTCGTTCTCGCGCTGGTGTGGTTCCCGGGGGTGGCCGTGCTCGTGGACCGGCTGGGGAGGTGGCTGCGCAGGCCGCGGGCGGCCCGGGCCGTCGCCGGGGTCACCGCAGGCGCGCTGACGGTTCTCGGGGTGATGCTCCTGGCCGAGCCGCTGCTCGCGGCCTGACCACCTCGCGCTTCGCCGACGGAGGCGCCGGGTGCGGCTGTGCTGTCCTGCGTTCTTCGGCGAGTCCCGCCCGCCGGACCAGCCGGGGGAGCAGCCCCCACAGGCCCAGGCACACCAGCAGGGTCGCCGCGCCCGCGGCCACTCCGCCGGCCCGGCCCGTCGTCACGTCCACCACGAGCAGCACCGACCCGGTGAACGCGAGCACCAGAACCCCCATGCCGACCGTGGCGAGCCGGGAGGAGACCTGCACGATGCGGGCCTTGGCACCGCGTTGGAAGAGCGAGCGGTGCAGGGCGGCGGGCGCGGTGAACAGGGCCGCCGCGAGTACCGCGAGGAGCAGTGTGGTGACGTACGTGGCGCGCTGGAAGGTGTCGAGGGACGGGAAGCGCTGGGTGAAGGCCAGGGTCAGCAGGAAGGCGAAGAGGATCTGCACCCCGGTCTGGGTGACGCGCAGTTCCTGGAGCAGCTCGCCGAAGTTGCGGTCGGCGCGCTCCAGCGGGGTCTCGTTGCGGGCGGTGCACGGGCGGTGGTCGGCCATGACGCCACGGGTAACCACCTGAGCCCGTGTCACGCGTGCCGGGAGACCCGAGGGGGCGGCGGGAGGTCAGGTCGCCGCCACCCCCTCGGGGGCGTCACTTGACCCGGCCGTACCAGACGCTCTTGGTCCAGATCTTCTGCAGCCTCACCACGTCCCCGGTCTTCGGGGCGTGCCAGATCTTTCCCTTCCCGGCGTAGATGCCGACGTGGTAGACGTTCGAACCCGAGTGGAAGAACACCAGGTCGCCGGCCTTGCGGCTGCCCGCGCCGATGTGGCGGGTCTTGTTGTACTGCTGAGCCGCCGTACGAGGGAGCTTCTTGCCCGCCTTCTTGAACGAGTACAGCGTGAGCCCTGAGCAGTCGAAGCGGCGGGGTCCCGTGGCGCCGTACTTGTACGGCGAGCCCTTCTTGGAGGCCGCGACCTTGAGTGCCTTCGTCGCCGGCGTCGCGGCGGCGGCGTCGGCTGCGACACCCGGGACCACGACGGAGCCGCCCACGGCGGCGATGGCGAAGGCCGAGGCCGTACCGGCCCGGACCATCAGCGACGGGACACGATTGAGCGCAGTCATGCGCAACCCTTCGTCAGCCGCCTGTGAAGGATGACCTGTCGGATTCGGGCTGGCGAAGTTGCCCGGCCGCTGACGCGGCTTCACCCCAAGGGCTGCTCGGCCCGGTCATGGCGTGACCGTCCCGGCGACCCGTCGTGCCTGGGTCCTCCACTCCTGCCGATCCACTTCTGTCGACCGGTCATCCGGGCGGCGGCAGGACTCGGCGTCCGCCCGGACCGCCCCGCCGCTGTGGCGGGGGCTTGTCGTCAGACAGGGATCTTGGCGCACGGATGTCCCAAAAACCCAACGGAACCGGGGGTTTGTGTTGTTACTCACCACTCACCCGTTCGGGTGGACACCTCTTCGAACGAAGGGGTGTCGAGGGCCCCGGGGCCCCCCGGACCAGCACAGAAACTCCTCATTCCGCTCCCGTACTACGCGCGTTGCGCAACTTGAGGGGTCGCGAAAAAGGAGCCGCGCCTCCTGCAAATGGTGGTACGTCGTTTGGTCCGTTTCAAAGGCCCTCCGGACGCCCCGTCAGACCGCGGGACGCCCGGAAAGGCTGTCGGTGCGTCAATTGCCGGGTTCCGGCGGCACGGTGACCCGGGACGTGCGCCGCTCGCCGTCCAGAACCCGAAGCGCGCGTGCCAGCGTCGCGGCGTGCAGTTCGCGCTCGCCCCGGCCGTGCATCAGCACGAGCGCGTCGCGCAGCTCGGCCGCCCTGCTCACCAGCGCCTGCGCCGCGCGCAGTCCGCCATAGGTGTCCTCGCGCCGGGCCGGGTTGATCCGGCCCAGCAGGTCGACCACGTCGAGATAACGGTCGATCAGCTCGCCCTCGGCGCGTGTGAGCGCGGGCAGCGGTGGAAGGTCCGGCACCATCTACGGCTCACCTCGCGTCCGGCGTGGGGCGCGAGGACTTGCGGCTCGGGACGATCGCGTCCGCGAGTCCGTAGTCCAGGGCGCCCTGCGCGTCCAGGATCTTGTCCCGCTCGATGTCCACGCTCACCTGCTCGGGGCTGCGCCCGGTGTGCCGGACGAGCATCTCCTCCAGGCGGGCCCGCACCCGGACCAGTTCGTCGGCCTGGATGGCCAGATCGCTTGCCTGTCCCTGGACCGGCTCGCTCAGCGCCGGCTGGTGGATCACCACGCGCGCGCCCGGCAGCACGGAGCGCTTGCCCGGGGTGCCGGCGGCCAGCAGCACGGCCGCGGAGGAGCCGGCCTGCCCGAGGCACGTCGTCTCCACGTCACAGCTGACGTACTGCATCGTGTCGTAGATCGCCGACATCGCGCTGAACGAGCCGCCGGGGGAGTTGATGTACAGCGAGATGTCCCGGTCCGGGTCCTGGTACTCGAGGTACATGAACTGCGCCATCAGATCGTTCGCCGAGATGTCGTCGATCTGGGTCCCGAGGAAGACGATCCGCTCCTCCAGCAGCTTCGAGTACGGATCCATCGTCTTGTGCCCGGAGCTCGTGCGCTCGTGGAACTCGGGCAGGACGTAACGGGCGGTGGGTCGGGCCATGGCGTACCCCTCCTCGCGGCAAGCTGTCTGTAAAAAATGTACAGGACGTACGTGACGTTATGATGGGGGTATGGCCTACGAGATTCCGGTGACGCAAGCCAGGGCTGAACTCGCCGACCTGATCAACCGGGTGGTGTACGGCGGTGAGCGCGTCGTCGTCACACGGCATGGAAAGCCGCTGGTCGCCCTGGTCTCCGCGGCCGACCTGGAACAGCTGGAGGAGCTCCAGAAGCCCGTCGAGGAGCAGGTGGTGAGCGCGGTCTCGACCGTGCGGGAGGTCGCGTCCGCTCCCCGCGAACAGCAGCGGTTCGGCATCGCGGCGCATCACCGGGGGACCGGCGCCTCGTAGCGACGCGGGCGCCCCCGGCCGTCGGGGCCGGGGGCCTGGAAGAGCGGGTTCGGTCAGCCGACGGAGGTGAGTTCACGCTCGGTGGCGGCACGCGTGGAGCCCTTGGCCCGCACCTTCAGCGCGTTCCCGAGGATCACGGCACCCAGGCCCAGCGCGGCCCACCAGGTCAGGGTCAGGACGGGCCCGGGCGCCGTCGCCCCGTCGAAGAACGACACCGAGCGCAGCAGGCTCGCGCTCGCGCCCGGCGGCAGCCACTGGCCGATCGTGCCGACGGGGTCGGGCAGCAACTGCGGGGCCGTGGCGGCACCCGAGAACGGGTTGCCGAGGAACATCACCAGGAACGCGACCACGCCGATCCCCGCGGGGCCGACGAGGGCGGCGAGTCCCGCCACGGCCGCGCTCACCGCCAGGCTCGACAGTGCGAACGTCCCGGCCTCCGCCCACCAGTTCCCGGTCAGGACGCCGAGCCAGCTGTGGGCCAGTGCGGCCGAGAGGACGCCCACCAGTGCGGCGCTGACGACCAGCGCGGTCACCGCGCGGAATCCGCGCAGCCCGAGAAACGTCACCATGGCGCCCGCGATGATCCCGGCGAGGGCCAGCGGCAGCACGGAGCTGCTCAGGGCTGCCCCGCGCGGGTCGGACGCCGGGGCGGGGACGACGTCCACCGTCCTCACCTCCGTGCCGCTCGCGGCCGCCTGCCGGCCCACGGCCTGCTGGAGGAGCTGGGCCACGACCGGGCTCGCGGCCGATGCCGTGAGCAGCTCCGGGCCCTGCGCGGTCACGACGACCGCGCCGTATACGGTCCGGTCCCCGATCGCCGCCCGCGCGGCCGCCTCGTCGGCATAGCGATGGATCTCGAAGGCGCCCTCGTGCCGCCGCAGCTGTTTCTCCATCTGTGCGGTCGCGGAGGCAGGCCCGGCCACGCCGAGCGGCAGGTCGCGAGGGGCGGTGCGGGCGGCGGGCCAGGCGAAGGCCCACAGCGCCAGGGCGGCGAGCAGCGGCACGAGGACGACGACCGCGATCGTGCGACGGGTGGACATGAGGGTCCTCTCCGGGGTCTGGTGGTCCCGTTAAAAAGAAGGATCGTTCGTTTTGGCTTCGGTTCACACCGTCCCGCCGTCGCCGCGCCTTGTCAAGAAGGAATGTTCGTTTTAGTTTGTGGACCATGGCTCGCGTATCCCAGGCACACCTCGACGCCCGGCGTCGGCAGATCCTCGACGGCGCCGCGGTCTGCTTCGCCCGCAACGGCTTCCACGCCACGTCCATGCAGGACGTCCTGAAGGAGGCCGACCTCTCGGCCGGGGCCGTCTACCGCTACTTCAGCGGCAAGGAGGAGCTCATCGCCGCGATCGTCGGGGAGGTGCTCGGCCAGGTCCACGAGGGTTTCGAGGAGGCGACGCGCAGCAGCCCGCCCCCGCCTCCGGACCTCCTCGTGGCGTCCGTGCTCAGCCGCGTCCTCGCCACCAAGGAGTCCCTGACCGTGGACGGGCGTCCGGCGTTCCCGCGGCTGGTCGTCCAGGTGTGGACCGAGACCCTCCGCAACGACGAGCTCGCGGCCCTCCTGCGCGAGGGCTACGGCGCCGTGCGCGAGACCTGGACGCGGATCGTCGGGGCGTACCAGGAGGCCGGAATCATGCGGTCGGACGTGCCCCCGGAGGACGTGGCCCGCACGATGATGGCGGCCGCGATGGGCTTCCTCGCACAGCAGGCCCTGTTCGGACCGACGCCCGCCGAGGCCCTGGGGGACGGTCTACGGGCGTTGATGAGCATGCGGGATCACAGCTTGGTTAACGTGCCTGAAACCGGATCCAACTAGCCTGCGGATCCACGCCACCAGGGACTTTGCCCCGGGGCTGCGGCAGCCGGACCCCGCACGGTCCGGAGCGAGGACTGTGAGGTGGGACGTGCAACTGACCCCGCACGAACAAGAGAGGCTGCTCATCCATGTGGCGGCCGACGTGGCCGAGAAGCGCCGGGCCCGCGGGCTCAGGCTCAACCACCCCGAGGCGGTCGCCCTCATCACGTCGCACATCCTCGAAGGCGCGCGTGACGGCCGTACCGTCGCCGAGCTCATGGCCTCCGGGCGCAAGCTGCTCACCCGGGACGACGTCATGGAGGGCATTCCCGAGATGATCCATGACGTCCAGGTCGAGGCGACCTTCCCGGACGGCACCAAGCTCGTCACCGTCCACGACCCGATCGTCTGAGGGGCCCCATGATTCCCGGAGAGATCCTCTTCGCCGACGGGCCGATCGCCTACAACGAGGGCCGCGAGGTCACCCGGCTGACCGTCCTCAACGCCGCCGACCGTCCCGTCCAGGTCGGCTCCCACTACCACTTCGCCGAGACCAACCCGGGCCTGGAGTTCGACCGCGCGGCAGCGCACGGCAGGCGGCTGAACGTCGCCGCCGGCACCGCCGTGCGCTTCGAGCCCGGCATCCCGGTCGAGGTGGAACTCGTC includes:
- a CDS encoding type II toxin-antitoxin system Phd/YefM family antitoxin, with the protein product MAYEIPVTQARAELADLINRVVYGGERVVVTRHGKPLVALVSAADLEQLEELQKPVEEQVVSAVSTVREVASAPREQQRFGIAAHHRGTGAS
- a CDS encoding ATP-binding protein, giving the protein MADHLEASVTLPSEPASVSAARTYVLSTLAEWGLPSTTDAAETVRLIVSELTTNAVQHTFGQSPTFTVDIELDRDEHLRIGVTDSHPRFPKRLPAAVQQDNGRGMVIIRWLAAECGGKLRVRPTREGGKTVSIELPWTVPVQPVTAAGQQEP
- a CDS encoding ABC transporter permease: MSTRRTIAVVVLVPLLAALALWAFAWPAARTAPRDLPLGVAGPASATAQMEKQLRRHEGAFEIHRYADEAAARAAIGDRTVYGAVVVTAQGPELLTASAASPVVAQLLQQAVGRQAAASGTEVRTVDVVPAPASDPRGAALSSSVLPLALAGIIAGAMVTFLGLRGFRAVTALVVSAALVGVLSAALAHSWLGVLTGNWWAEAGTFALSSLAVSAAVAGLAALVGPAGIGVVAFLVMFLGNPFSGAATAPQLLPDPVGTIGQWLPPGASASLLRSVSFFDGATAPGPVLTLTWWAALGLGAVILGNALKVRAKGSTRAATERELTSVG
- a CDS encoding 8-amino-7-oxononanoate synthase — its product is MAFGWIDEQAAARRRAGLVRTLRPRPADSPLLDLASNDYLGLARHPEVVEGAAAAARTWGGGATGSRLVTGTTELHGELERELADFCGFEAALVFSSGYAANLAAVTALAPHGSLIVSDAGNHASLIDGCRLARGTTQVVAHADPDAVRKALGTHDGPAVAVSDTVFSVDGDAAPLAGLAGACREHGAGLVVDDAHGLGVLGAGGRGAPHAAGLAGADDVVVTVTLSKSLGSQGGAVLGPARVVEHLVNAARTFIFDTGLAPASAGAALAALRLLGREPERAARAREVATGLHARLTAAGLEAVRPDAAVVSVRAPSPEEAVQWAADCRAAGLFVGCFRPPSVPDGISRLRLTARADLSEEQIERAVRVIGETRP
- a CDS encoding adenosylmethionine--8-amino-7-oxononanoate transaminase, which translates into the protein MPDLPGLPVTELLALDRRHVWHPYGPMPGRVDPLVVESASGVRLKLAEGPELVDGMSSWWSAVHGYNHPVLNEAAREQLGRMSHVMFGGLTHEPAVRLAKLLVDMSPDGLEHVFLADSGSVSVEVAVKMCLQYWRSLGRTRKQRLLTWRGGYHGDTWQPMSVCDPEGGMHELWSGVLPRQVFVDAPPAEYEESYADELRAAIGRHADELAAVVVEPVVQGAGGMRFHSPAYLRVLREACDAHDVLLVFDEIATGFGRTGALFAAEHAAVTPDVMCVGKALTGGYMTMAATLCTPRVADGISRGEVPVLAHGPTFMGNPLAASVACASIGLLLGQDWLAEVKRIEAGLREGLEPARELPGVRDVRVLGAIGVVQLDHEVDMKAATEAAVREGVWLRPFRDLVYTMPPYVTGDEDVARIARAVCAAAREG
- the bioB gene encoding biotin synthase BioB, whose amino-acid sequence is MDLLNTLVDKGLRRELPTREEALAVLATSDDELLDVVAAAGKVRRHWFGRRVKLNYLVNLKSGLCPEDCSYCSQRLGSSTGILKYTWLKPDEASKAAAAGLAGGAKRVCLVASGRGPTDRDVDRVAGTIKAIKDQNEGVEVCACLGLLSDGQAERLREAGADAYNHNLNTSESTYGDITTTHTYADRVDTVTKAHAAGLSACSGLIAGMGESDEDLVDVVYSLRELDPDSVPVNFLIPVEGTPLAKEWNLTPQRCLRILAMVRFVCPDVEVRIAGGREVHLRTMQPLALNLANSIFLGDYLTTEGQAGQADLEMIADAGFEVEGAGEVTLPEHRAAGGCGSHEAAGCGSHEGAGCGSHESHESGGVCGTAVPATAANEARTDLVAVRRRGAGTDLAPNA
- a CDS encoding ATP-dependent Clp protease proteolytic subunit; translation: MARPTARYVLPEFHERTSSGHKTMDPYSKLLEERIVFLGTQIDDISANDLMAQFMYLEYQDPDRDISLYINSPGGSFSAMSAIYDTMQYVSCDVETTCLGQAGSSAAVLLAAGTPGKRSVLPGARVVIHQPALSEPVQGQASDLAIQADELVRVRARLEEMLVRHTGRSPEQVSVDIERDKILDAQGALDYGLADAIVPSRKSSRPTPDAR
- a CDS encoding DUF6328 family protein; translation: MADHRPCTARNETPLERADRNFGELLQELRVTQTGVQILFAFLLTLAFTQRFPSLDTFQRATYVTTLLLAVLAAALFTAPAALHRSLFQRGAKARIVQVSSRLATVGMGVLVLAFTGSVLLVVDVTTGRAGGVAAGAATLLVCLGLWGLLPRLVRRAGLAEERRTAQPHPAPPSAKREVVRPRAAARPGASPREPSARLR
- a CDS encoding DUF397 domain-containing protein; the protein is MSALPRNVISSTELPEVRWLRSSYSTGANNCVETARPWAGPCAGLLAVRDSKNPDGPALLFSPESWAGFTAAF
- a CDS encoding C40 family peptidase, with protein sequence MTALNRVPSLMVRAGTASAFAIAAVGGSVVVPGVAADAAAATPATKALKVAASKKGSPYKYGATGPRRFDCSGLTLYSFKKAGKKLPRTAAQQYNKTRHIGAGSRKAGDLVFFHSGSNVYHVGIYAGKGKIWHAPKTGDVVRLQKIWTKSVWYGRVK
- a CDS encoding helix-turn-helix transcriptional regulator, encoding MQHGPAVRRRKLGAELRALRTSAGLTSGEAARLVGWHQSKVSRIETGASGVKPADVRLLLDAYRVGDANLRELLLVLAGSDESGGRHHWWHAYRGVLPPTYRDFISLESQASAMRTLETSVVPGLLQTPEYARAVTRAAVDGLDDERLDALVEVRLARQDILRAQPPLELSAVLDEAVLRREVGGPEVMARQLMRLVEAARLPQVRLQVLPFTAGAHVGITGPFVIFSFARTSDLDVVVLDHLTSSLYLERKEDLQAYTEAFNTLQVRALSPEDSLDYLAGMGAGA